The genomic interval CCATGGAGATCATCGACGAACTTGAGACTGATGAGCGTGGGGCGTACACAGGTTCGATCGGCTGGATGGCGCCGGATGGATCAGCGGAGTTCAACGTGGCGATCCGCACCATCGCGATCGATGGCGCGCGCGCGGAGGTTGGCCTGGGCGCGGCGGTGGTTGCCGATTCCACACTGGACGGCGAATGGGAGGAGTGCCGCACCAAGGGCGCTTTCATTACCGCCAACGCGCCGGCGTTTGATTTGATCGAGACGATGCGGTTCGAGCCGGGCGCGGGCGTGAGCTGGATCGAGTTGCACTTGGCGCGGCTGGAGGCGTCGGCGAGGACGTTTGGTTTTGGCTTCGACGCGGCGGGCATTCGTGACGCTATCGCGGCGGCAATAGCTGGTGCGGCGCCGAGCGTGGTTCGCTTGTTGCTTGGCGCGGATGGGTTGCCGCGTATTGAGCTGAAGCCGCTGCCGGCGTTTCCGGCTGCGGGGGCGAGCGTGGCTGTGGCGCCTTTACCCGTCGATGCGCGGGATTTCAGGCTTCGCCACAAGACAACGTTGCGCGACTTCTACGACGACGCGCGGGCCGGTTCGGACGCTGACGAAGTTGTTTTCTTGGATGGTGAGGGTTTCGTCACCGAGGGCAGTTTCACCAACGTGTTTGTTGAGCGTGATGGCATGCTGGTGACGCCGCCGTTAATGCGCGGGCTGTTGCCGGGCGTGTTGCGCGCGGACCTCATCGCCAGCGGTCGCGCGCGCGAGGGCGATCTGCGCGCGGCTGATCTGGGGCGCGGGTTCTTTGTCGGCAACGCCGTGCGTGGGCTTGTTGCGGCGCGGTTGGCGACGCCGGTGTTGCGGCGCGCTGCGTCGTGAAGGTCATAGATCTTGGCAATTTCGACGCGGCGGTCACGCGAGCGGCGGACGAGATTCGCGCTGGCGGCGCTGTGATCTATCCGACGGATACAGTCTATGCGCTCGCGGTCAGCGCGGTGTCGGAGGCAGCGCTGGACCGCGCCGATCGCGCCAAAGGACGGGCGCCGGCGGCGAAACCGCTCTCTCTGTGCGTTGCCGATCTGGAGCAGGCGGCGGCGTTCGTGGAGATCGACGATCGCGCGCGCACATTGGCGGACGCGTTTTTTCCGGGCGCGTTGACGATGGTGTGCTTGTCAAAGAACGTGTTGCCGGCGCGGTTACAGGCGGGATTTCCGGGCGTGGGAATTCGCGTGCCGGGGCATCCGTTCGGACCGGCATTGGCGCGTGCACTCGGGCATCCGATCACCACCACCAGCGCTAACGCGTCCGGCCTGCCGCCGGCAATTGACGCAGCGAGCGCGCAGGCGGCGTTCGCGGGCAGTGAGTTCGAGCCTGCGCTGCTGATCGATGGCGGGCCGGCGCCGATCGGCATGGCGTCCACGGTGATCGATCTCACTGGCGGCGAGGTAAAGCTGCTGCGTGAAGGGGCAATCCCGTTCCGAGCTGTGTTGGAT from Terricaulis silvestris carries:
- a CDS encoding L-threonylcarbamoyladenylate synthase, with product MKVIDLGNFDAAVTRAADEIRAGGAVIYPTDTVYALAVSAVSEAALDRADRAKGRAPAAKPLSLCVADLEQAAAFVEIDDRARTLADAFFPGALTMVCLSKNVLPARLQAGFPGVGIRVPGHPFGPALARALGHPITTTSANASGLPPAIDAASAQAAFAGSEFEPALLIDGGPAPIGMASTVIDLTGGEVKLLREGAIPFRAVLDALRGA